The following nucleotide sequence is from Pseudobdellovibrionaceae bacterium.
TTTCAGTATTGGAAAAGGCCGATCTTTCCCAGCAAAAGCTCTCAAGTCAATTGGCCCGCCTGTCTCGCAATATCGACTCCTTTTTTGGCGAAGAGCGGGTGGATGAAGAGAGTAAGAGCAAAAGTCGCATCCGGATTAACCTCATCTCCACCCTGACTGACGGTGAAGGTGACTCCTATGACGCCAACATCAGAACCCGAATTGCCCTGCCCAACACAGAACGACGCCTCAACCTGGTGGTGCAGAACATTTCGCGAAGCTTTAGTGAGGATGAAGAGGGCGGTCAAAGCAGCAACCTCGGCCAGTCCGTGGACAACGAAGACTTGGGAGCTGCCCTCCGCTACCAACCCGAAACTGAGAAGGACTGGAGCCTGGGAACGGATGCGGGTATCAAACTAGTTTCACCCCCTGATCCCTTTTTACGCTTCCGTATGCGCCGCACCTGGTGGCCGGGAAGCTGGGAGATCCGTGCCACAGAAACCGTCTTTTGGTTTAAGTCCGAAGGCTACGGTCATACCGAATCTCTGGAGTTCGATTACCCTTTGAGCCTTTCTTTCCTATTTCGTTTTGCCAACCAAGCCTCCTGGCGCAAAAATGATCTGGAGTACCGCTTCGACAACACTCTTAATTTGTTTCAGAGAGTGAGCGACCGCTTGGCCATTGCCTACACCGCCGGGATGCACGGCCGCGATGTTCCGGCCGTTGCCGTTGATTCCTATTCCTTTGGAGTGAATTTCCGTCGCCGCATTCACAAAGACTGGTTGTTTTTCAACATCAAACCTGGCGGCTTCTGGCCCAGGGAAGAAAATTTCACCTATGTCGCCTCCATCAGCTTCAAACTCGAAGTCATGATCGGTCAGGTAGAGTGACCGTCACTTTTTGGTATTGCAGTACAATACCAAAAAGTGACGGTCACCTTACTTGGCCTTCATCCACTCCACCGCAAAATCAACTAATCGTCGTTGGCTCATGAGCAGACACTGGGCCTGGCCAATTTGTTTTTTCATGACAGCGCCCGGCTTGGCCGCAAATGCTTCACCAATTTTGTCGAATAACTCCACGTCCGAGTCCAGTTCAGTGTAGCCCACCCATCGCCGTTCGCCTTGATCGTCAACAGCTGAGGCCTGATTGATTTCGCCGTACATCCCCGACCTTTCCTCTGCGAGGTGAAGGCTGGTGTTTGATTGCCAACCGACGCCAACAAGAAGAACCTGGGCGTCTAAATCATACAAGGTGGCCAGAGGAGAAAACTCTCCCATGGGGTGACTCATTGGCTGTTGATCTGTCACTTCCTCTGAGTGTTTTCCCCAAGCGCAAAAAGAGGTGGTCGGGTGGTGACTGCGACTGACTCCAAGTAATGTGCGAAACAACTCGGCAATGGCTCCCATTCCACGAGTGGGGGTCCACAGTGGGTTAAAGGCCGGTTGGTGATCTCTAATGATCGGCCACCATTCTTTGGGAACTGCTGGATTTTGCCAATAAGAGGGTTCTGAGTTTTCTGAGCTATGAGCTGGCATGACGATCAGTCCATCTGCTGTCACCACATCCATCAAGGATCTGATCACCGCAACAGGTCCCCCGCACACCCATCCCAATGAACTCAATGAAGAATGAACAATAATTTTGCTGCCAACAGAAAGCCCCAGCTCCCGCCACGACTCGCCCAAACTTTCCTGGGTGAGTGGTGTTTGGCTTTTTTCAACTGTGTTTTTCTCACTCATATTGCTACCTGAATTCAATGGCCGTTGACTCCGGCTCCCTATGGAGGATACAGGGTTTAGCTATGGATGCAATGGGTGAATTTAAAGCCAGGGTTCGCGACTTGACACCAAAGGGACTCGGAGTCATCGACCACCCCGATGGCCGGGTTGTTTTCGTACCCGGAGTGTGGCCTGGTGATACAGGCCTGTTTCGCGTGACGAAAATGGAAAAGCGCTATGGATTTGGCGATTTGATCGAGTTGATCGAGCCAAGCCCTGAGCGACGGACACCCCCCTGCCCCCACCAGGGTTTTTCGGCAGGAGATTGCGGTGGCTGCCCGTGGATGATCGCCACCTATGAAGGTCAGCTGGCAGCAAAACAAAAATTGGTGAAGCAGTCTCTGGATCGAGCTCTGCAGGGCTTTGACCCGTCCGTGATTACGTCCATTCAGGGCTCTCCTCAAGAACTGGGATTTCGCAATCGGGCCCAAGTTAAAACCGATGGCCAGCAGATCGGCTTTGTTTCATCAGGCAAGAAGACTCTGGCTCCCATTAAAGACTGCCTGATTTTGACCGACAAAAACCGGCAGACCCTCAAAGAACTGCTAGCCCGCTTACCAAATTCTGAGTGGAAACCGCCCAAGCATTTTCTGTGGAGCTTCTTGGAGTTTGATGAGGACATTGGCGCGGATGAAGTCCAGGCCAATCAGCGCCGCTCTTTTCGCCAAGGCAATCAGGAGCAGAATGAATATATGCAGAACTGGTTGCGTGAAGTGATGAGTCCCCAGCCCAAGCAAGAGCCCGTTCTTGAACTCTTTTGTGGTTCGGGGAATTTCACCGAGATTCTCTCTCAACTCGGTTTCACAAGTGTTCTTGCTATCGACTCCAGCGCGCCCGCCGTTAGTGAATTGGAAAATCGACACCTTGAGGGTGTAAAGACTGGATGTGCGGATTTACGGGAAGGCAGCTCCTTAAAAGGGCTTCTCAAGGACTGGGGACAAATCCCAAAAGCACTTCTTCTCGACCCTCCTCGCGGTGGATATCCTCAGATCAAAGAGCTGAGTGATACCCTAAAGGACTTGGAGCAAATCATTTACATCTCCTGTGACGTTCACGCCTTTGCCCAAGACGCCAAAGGCCTACAAAACCTCGGCTGGCAATTGACCCAGGTGCAACCTCTTGACCAGTTTCCCCACACCCCCCATATTGAAATCCTCAGTCTATTCTCCCGCCAACCAGGTGCCAAAAATGATTGAAGTTCAAATTGGAGACATTACCACTTTTGACACTGACGCCATCGTCAACGCGGCCAACACCACATTGCTCGGCGGCGGAGGAGTGGACGGAGCCATTCATCGTAAGGCCGGCCCTCAGCTTTTGGAAGAGTGTCGGGCTGTTGGTGGCTGCCCAACGGGAGAGGCCAGAATCACCAAAGCCTATCAACTCCCCTGCAAATGGGTTATTCACACTGTCGGTCCGGTTTGGAGTGGCGGTCAACGGGGCGAGCCCGAAAAACTAGCCGACTGCTACCGCAACAGCCTTCTGCTGGCGGCAGAAAATGATGTCACCAGTATTGCCTTTCCCAGTATCAGCACTGGGGCCTATCGATTCCCCAAAGATCTGGCAGCACAGATCGCCACCAGAGAAGTACAAAGCTTCCTTAAAGCCCATTCTGGGTCTGTGAACAAAGTGGTCTTCGTCTGTTTTGATCAAGAGTCCTTTGATCTCTATCAGAGCCTGTGTTTCTAACTTACAGCTCAGTTTTCTTTTCCATAACCGCAAAGTACAGAGGCCCAAACTGACACTTATCGGGCAAGTGTATCCAACCATACTCCGTCCGTTCTGCGAATGGGCTTGGTTGAGGGGTTTCCACTGAGGAGACAAGCGGTTTTTTCTTCAATGCCCGGGCAATGACCTGATCGTTTTCCTCAGGACTGAGAGCACAAGTGGAATAAACCAATCGGCCACCAGGCTTCAGCGCCTCAATCCCCGAAGCCAAGAGACTGTATTGTTTCTTTGCCAATGACGAAACCCTCTTTGGCTTCCACTGATTTATCTCTTTGGTGTTGGCCAATAGATGTCTCTCTCCTGAGCAAGGAGCGTCCAGCAGGATTCGGTCATAGGATTCTTTGGCCATGAGGCCAAAACGGAGGGCGTCTTTGCCTTTGACGAATACTCTTTGGCGAAGGGTCTTAGGTACATATTGTTGAATCACTTTGGTCAACCTGGCTCGCCTCGCCGGAGACAGTTCGTTGGCCTCAAGCAAGCCCTCCTGACCCAGTGTCTGGACCAATACCAGGGTCTTCCCACCAGGTGCGGCGCACATATCCAATATCTGATCACCGGGATTCACCATGAGTGCTCGGGCGACGAGAACCGAGGCCGGATCAAGGACGTAGTACCTGAGAAGCCCGTCATCATCTCTCTCTGTCGGCCAATTTGCCCGCTCTGCCGTCATCCACCAACATCCGGGCAACCATTCCACATCCCCGGTTTCCTGAGCAAAAGGGGCAAATAGCACCTGAGCCTCCTTTTGTTCCAGTGATTTCAATAATCCGGGCCACCGATCCCCGTAGACCTGCTGGTAGTAGTCATTAAATTGCATGGGAGGCTGTGAAACCAATGGACCTTCTCCTAATTCCTTCCTATCATTTCATCGTATCCAGTAATCAGTAAAGATCAGGATTTCATCGGGGAGGAAATCATGAAAAAAAATCATCACCATTGGCTCGTCACTCTGGCCCTTGCTCTGTTCCTAGTGCCCGGGATTTCCTATGGACAAGACCTGGATTTTGACAATATCGACAAGTCTGACTTGGAAAATATTATTGGTGACCTGTCTGCCAACTTTGCCCACACCACAGTGAGCGGCGGCAGTGCTTTGGGAGCTGTTTTTGGCTTTGAACTAGGGGTTGTTGGCGGCGTGACTTCGACTCCCGGAGTGGACAAGTTAGTCAAGGAGACTGATCCCAATGCCGACAGCGCGGCTCTCCCCCACGCTGGCCTTCTCATTCAGTTTTCTGTTCCCATGGGAGTCACTGTTGAAGCGAACCTGATCCCTTCTTTCGGTAGTGAAGATTTTAAGTTCTCCAACACTGGTATCGGTGTGAAATGGACAATGACGGACTCGGTCCTCAGCCTGCCATTTAACTTGGCTCTCAAAGGCAATATGACCAAAACAGAGCTTAAATTTGAAACTGTGATTAATAATGCCAGTACTGGCAATATTCCCGTGGACTCAAAGCTTGAATTCTCAAATACCACCATGGGCCTGGCTGCCGTAATCAGTAAGAATTTTCTCATTTTCGAACCCTATTTTGGCTTTGGTTTTGTTAATTCCGATGGCGATCTCAGAGTGGATGGCACTGGAAGCATATTCGATACCACCCTTACCACAGGCCAGTCTGCGGGAGCCAAAAACAGCGGAACTCATATGTTCCTTGGGGCGGAACTCGATTTGTTCTTCCTGAAGCTTGGCATCGAATACGCCAAGATCATCGATGCTGACAGATACACTGGAAAACTGGCATTTTCATTTTAAGTTGATCGGCTGATTATGTCCGAGTTTGATTGCTCAATTGCTGAACGCTGCTCTGGCTGCCCCTGGCACGCAATTCCCTATGCCGACCAGGGGCAAAAGAAAGCCAATGAGCTGCTGGAACTACTAAAACAACAAGAAATCCACCCTTTAATTGAACCAAAGATGATTTCACCTGGCCCGCAAGGCCTGCGAGATCGGGTGGACCTGGTTATCATGCAACAAGACGGGCGAGCGACGATTGGTCTGTATCGACCAGGCAAAAAGACTGTGGCGGACATGAATTCCTGCCCCCAGATGTCGCCGGCTCTGCAAGACTGGTTTCAGACATTTCGTCAAAACTTGCCAGCCATTACCAAAGGCTCCGTCCGGCTAAGGGTGGCACCCGACGGCACTCGCGGCGTGTGGCTCGATTTTGCCAATATCGATGTCAAAATACTCCTCGATGAAGGCGGGTGGCTTAGGTCCTTGATGGAATTGGCCATCGTTGAAGTGGGGCAGCGAAAGAAACGCCTCGTAGAAGTGGATGGTCGCCTAAAGCTGCAGGACCCAGAGTTTTTTCCCTGGTTTGAAACCCTTCATCCTCAAGGGTCGCCCATTCCTCTTTATTCAAGTATTGCCACTTTCACGCAGCCCGGGTTTGAGGCTAATCGAGCCTTGGTTGGCGAAGTACTAAGTGCAGTTGGCCAACTGGAGGGCCGCCGCTGGTTGGAGCTTTTTTGTGGCATCGGCAATTTCACCCTCCCCCTGGCAGCATCTGGTCTTGAGGTGACCGCCTTTGAGGTTGATCGTCTCGCTCTCAACGGACTGGAAAAATCTCAAGGCTCTATTGGGGGTGACCTGGATTTGCATATCATTGCCGGCAATGCCTATCGTATCGCTGGATTACCTCCACTGCACGACTACGACGGCATCTTGGTTGATCCACCCCGCTCGGGCCTAAAAAACGTCCTTCAACACCTCCAGAATCATCTCCAACCGGCTCGCCCCGCCTACCTGGTCTACGTTTCCTGCTACACTCCAGCCCTGGTTCAGGATTTGAAAGTTCTCGTCGATCTGGGCTATTCGATCACGGCCATTTCGGGGGTTGATCAGTTCCCTCAAACTCCCCATTGTGAGTGGGTGGTCACACTCCGCCGCTCAGATCTCATCTGTTAGCATTTGAGTTTCCCAAAAATATTAAGGTTCTGTTTTGATTTCCCCATGGGACTGTGGCAGAAGTAGCAGCTTATGGATATTCGAAATCTTGCCATTATTGCCCATGTGGACCATGGGAAAACGACGCTGATTGACGGGCTCTTTCAACAGGCCGGGGTCTTTGAAAGTCACCAAAGGGTTGAAGACCGGGTGATGGACTCGGGCGAGCTGGAAAAAGAGCGGGGAATTACCATTACGGCCAAGAACGCCTCCCTAGTTTGGAAGGGCACGCGGATTAATTTGGTGGACACCCCCGGCCACGCGGACTTCGGTGGCGAGGTGGAAAGAGCCCTTTTTATGGTGGATGGGGCCTTGCTGCTCGTTGATGCGGCTGAAGGCCCTCTGCCTCAGACTCGTTTTGTATTGCGCAAGGCCCTTGAGCGGGGAATCAAGATTATCCTTTTGATCAATAAAGTCGACCGTCCTGACGCCCGTATTGAGGAAGTGGAAGAAAAGGTTCTCGAACTGTTTTACGATGTGGCGACTGATGAAAGTCAGGTGGAGTACACGACCATCTATGCCAGCGGCAAACACGGCTGGGCAACTCTCACCAAAGGTGAACAGGGAACCGACTTCTCCCCACTCCTTGACCGGATTCTAGAGGAGATGCCTCGCCCCTCTATTGATGAAAACGGTCCTTTTAAGATGATTGTGGTCAATCGGAGTTATAACTCCTTTATGGGTCAAATTGCCATCGGCCGGATTCAGTCGGGCAGCATTAAAGAGGGGCAGCGGGTTCAGCTGATGGGCGAGTCCAAAAATACCCCCTTCACGGTCACCTCTCTTGAGACCTTTGCGGGCTTGGGTACTGAAAAGGTGCCTGAACTCAATGCTGGGGATATTGCCTTGATCGCTGGAGCTGATGCGCCAAAAATTGGTGACACGATTGCTGAAACCGGCGTGACCGAGGCTCTACCCAGAGTTAAAGTTGATCCGCCAACAGTGGCGATTCGCATTTCAGTCAACACCTCGCCGTTTTCTAATAAAGACGGGACTTATTTGACCAGCAGAAAGCTTGAGGAGATTTTAGAAAAGGCCTGTCTGCAGAACGTGGCCCTCTCCCTTGAATCCACAGAGTCCAACGAAGTGTTTTTGTTAAAGGCACGAGGGGAACTGCAGATCGTGATTGTTCTGGAAGAAATCCGTCGAGGCGGCTTTGAACTCATGGCCGGTCGCCCTGAGATCCTCCCCTTGGAAAAAGACGGGGCAAAGTGGGAGCCGGAAGAGACCTTTTTTATCGACATTCCCGAAACCATGATGGGACGAGTGACAGAGATTATGTCTTCCCGAGGTGGACGCCTGCAAAACATTGAGAAGTTCGAGTCTTCCTCCCGCTGTCGTCTGGAGTTTGATATCCCTTCACGAGGACTGA
It contains:
- a CDS encoding RsmB/NOP family class I SAM-dependent RNA methyltransferase codes for the protein MQFNDYYQQVYGDRWPGLLKSLEQKEAQVLFAPFAQETGDVEWLPGCWWMTAERANWPTERDDDGLLRYYVLDPASVLVARALMVNPGDQILDMCAAPGGKTLVLVQTLGQEGLLEANELSPARRARLTKVIQQYVPKTLRQRVFVKGKDALRFGLMAKESYDRILLDAPCSGERHLLANTKEINQWKPKRVSSLAKKQYSLLASGIEALKPGGRLVYSTCALSPEENDQVIARALKKKPLVSSVETPQPSPFAERTEYGWIHLPDKCQFGPLYFAVMEKKTEL
- the typA gene encoding translational GTPase TypA, producing the protein MDIRNLAIIAHVDHGKTTLIDGLFQQAGVFESHQRVEDRVMDSGELEKERGITITAKNASLVWKGTRINLVDTPGHADFGGEVERALFMVDGALLLVDAAEGPLPQTRFVLRKALERGIKIILLINKVDRPDARIEEVEEKVLELFYDVATDESQVEYTTIYASGKHGWATLTKGEQGTDFSPLLDRILEEMPRPSIDENGPFKMIVVNRSYNSFMGQIAIGRIQSGSIKEGQRVQLMGESKNTPFTVTSLETFAGLGTEKVPELNAGDIALIAGADAPKIGDTIAETGVTEALPRVKVDPPTVAIRISVNTSPFSNKDGTYLTSRKLEEILEKACLQNVALSLESTESNEVFLLKARGELQIVIVLEEIRRGGFELMAGRPEILPLEKDGAKWEPEETFFIDIPETMMGRVTEIMSSRGGRLQNIEKFESSSRCRLEFDIPSRGLIGLRSTLLTETRGEAIYSSTFKRYIPYMGKRFSRSTGAIVCDRNGTTTEYALFGLEDRGRLFVAAGTPIYEGMIFGENNRLNDLNANPTKEKKLTNMRASGSDDSTKLSPIKPMSLDEALDWIDEDEWVEITPKSIRVRKMILQTNQRQIIRRPQEEDR
- a CDS encoding class I SAM-dependent RNA methyltransferase codes for the protein MDAMGEFKARVRDLTPKGLGVIDHPDGRVVFVPGVWPGDTGLFRVTKMEKRYGFGDLIELIEPSPERRTPPCPHQGFSAGDCGGCPWMIATYEGQLAAKQKLVKQSLDRALQGFDPSVITSIQGSPQELGFRNRAQVKTDGQQIGFVSSGKKTLAPIKDCLILTDKNRQTLKELLARLPNSEWKPPKHFLWSFLEFDEDIGADEVQANQRRSFRQGNQEQNEYMQNWLREVMSPQPKQEPVLELFCGSGNFTEILSQLGFTSVLAIDSSAPAVSELENRHLEGVKTGCADLREGSSLKGLLKDWGQIPKALLLDPPRGGYPQIKELSDTLKDLEQIIYISCDVHAFAQDAKGLQNLGWQLTQVQPLDQFPHTPHIEILSLFSRQPGAKND
- a CDS encoding AAC(3) family N-acetyltransferase translates to MSEKNTVEKSQTPLTQESLGESWRELGLSVGSKIIVHSSLSSLGWVCGGPVAVIRSLMDVVTADGLIVMPAHSSENSEPSYWQNPAVPKEWWPIIRDHQPAFNPLWTPTRGMGAIAELFRTLLGVSRSHHPTTSFCAWGKHSEEVTDQQPMSHPMGEFSPLATLYDLDAQVLLVGVGWQSNTSLHLAEERSGMYGEINQASAVDDQGERRWVGYTELDSDVELFDKIGEAFAAKPGAVMKKQIGQAQCLLMSQRRLVDFAVEWMKAK
- a CDS encoding O-acetyl-ADP-ribose deacetylase is translated as MIEVQIGDITTFDTDAIVNAANTTLLGGGGVDGAIHRKAGPQLLEECRAVGGCPTGEARITKAYQLPCKWVIHTVGPVWSGGQRGEPEKLADCYRNSLLLAAENDVTSIAFPSISTGAYRFPKDLAAQIATREVQSFLKAHSGSVNKVVFVCFDQESFDLYQSLCF
- a CDS encoding class I SAM-dependent RNA methyltransferase, with amino-acid sequence MSEFDCSIAERCSGCPWHAIPYADQGQKKANELLELLKQQEIHPLIEPKMISPGPQGLRDRVDLVIMQQDGRATIGLYRPGKKTVADMNSCPQMSPALQDWFQTFRQNLPAITKGSVRLRVAPDGTRGVWLDFANIDVKILLDEGGWLRSLMELAIVEVGQRKKRLVEVDGRLKLQDPEFFPWFETLHPQGSPIPLYSSIATFTQPGFEANRALVGEVLSAVGQLEGRRWLELFCGIGNFTLPLAASGLEVTAFEVDRLALNGLEKSQGSIGGDLDLHIIAGNAYRIAGLPPLHDYDGILVDPPRSGLKNVLQHLQNHLQPARPAYLVYVSCYTPALVQDLKVLVDLGYSITAISGVDQFPQTPHCEWVVTLRRSDLIC